From the genome of Alcanivorax sp.:
TGCCCGTTCGTAGATCTGCGGGTTACGGCTTTTCGAATCAATGGGAATGGTTTTGCCGGTACGGAAGATGTAGTTGAGAACGGGCATGTCATAGATCGGCTTGAACATGACAAAGCGTACCGGACGACGAATGGCACCGCCCAGCAGAAGGGCGTCCACATAGCTAACGTGGTTGCATACCAGTACACAGGGTCCATCATCGGGAATGTTGTCCATGCCCTGGTGCTTCACCCGGTACATGGTGTGGGTAAGCATCCAGATCAGTAGCCGGATCAGGAATTCCGGCACTACAGTATAGATGTAGGTCGCCACCACCACGTTGGCGATGGCCAGCGCCAGGAAGAATTCCGGTACGGTGAATTCCAGCATACCGATAAAGACGATGCCTGCAGCAGCAGACAACACCATCAACAGGGCATTGAGGATATTGTTGGCGGCGATGATCCGGGCCAGGTGGTGTGGGTTGGAACGGTGCTGGATAAAGGCAAACAAAGGGACGATGTAGAAGCCACCGAACACACCGATACCCAGTAGGTCCATCAGTACCCGATACCCCCCTGCCTGTTGCAGGAAACCGGCAATATCCACCTGGCCATTGCCGGCCAGACCCGCATAGGAAAAGAACAGATCAATCCCGAACAGGCTCAGACCAATGGAGCCCAGTGGCACCAGCCCCAGCTCCACACGCTTGCCGGACAGCTTTTCACACAAGAAGGATCCAAGGCCAATGCCGATGGAAAAGGTACCCAGCAGCAAGGCGTAGAGTCCGTCGGTACCGAACAGATAATCGTCCACATAGACTTTCAGCTGCGTGGTATACGCCGCGCCCAGAAACCAGAACCATGAGATGCCGAGTACGCACATCCACACCGACTTCACTTCCCGGGCATAGCCGAGGATGTGCCAGGTTTCCTTGAACAGGTTCCAGTTCAGTTTCACGCCGCTGTCCGCCGCCGGGGCATGGGGAATCCCCCGTGCAGCCAGATAGCCCAGTAACGCAAGACCAATCACTGATACGAAAACCACACCGTCACCCACGCCGTCCATCTTCAGTAACACGCCGGAAATGGAACCCAGCAGGATCGCCAGGAAGGTGCCCATCTCCACCAACGCATTGCCGGACACCAGTTCCCGGTCATCAAGATGCTGGGGGATGATGGAGTATTTGATCGGTCCAAAAAAGGTGGATTGCAGCCCCATGCAGAACAGCACGGCCAGCAGAAAGTATACCGCATCGAAATAGAACCCGATGGCGGCCGCTACCATGATGCAAATTTCCACGAACTTGATCTTGCGAACCAGAAAGGCTTTGTCGTACTTGTCGGCCACCTGGCCAGCAAGCGCAGAAAACAGGAAGAAGGGCACGATGAACAATGCCAGCGCCACATTATTCAGCGTATTCACACTCACCGAGGTAACCACCCCGGAGGCAATCAGCAGAATCAGCGCCTGACGGAACACGTTATCGTTGAAGGCCCCGAGAAACTGGGTAAAAAAGAACGGCCCGAAACGACGCGATGCCAGCAGTGAGAACAACCCTTTTTTCATTTTCTCGCCTTTATTATTTGTCGCGGCCAGAGTAGCAAGCTACAAGCTACAAGCTACAACGCGAACCACTTCCTTTGATAACGGTATTGTTTATCGCCGCGTCCCGGGCAACAGCGCGGAGTCCCGAGCTTTAATATTCAGCCCAACTGTCCCCGTGTTGCAGCTTGAAGCTTGAAGCTGGTCACTTCCCTGACCAGCTATTCAGATAATGCTGCAACAACGATTCCATCATCGCCTGCTCATCCACATCCCCAGCCACCACCAGTTTGTCATCCGCAGCCAGCATGGCAATGCCGTGCACACTGCCCCATAAGGTACGGGCGGCCAGGTGAATCTGCTCCGGTGCCTGGTGTTTGGCCAGTTCGGCCATGCGGCTTTCCACCCTGGCAAATAATTCCGCGGTCTTTTCCAGGTACCACGACGGTACCTGGGCCCCGTTCTGCATCTGGTGCATGAACACCATCTTCCAAAGGGCGGTCTGCTCACGGGCCATGGCCACATAGACCTGCGCCATATGATGAAGTTGTTGGCGGGGGGAAGGCGCCGGCGTCTCGTTCATGTCACCCAGCAGCTGGGTCAGGGTGTCTGCGTTTGCCTGGAGAATCAGATCGTCCAGATTGCTGAACACATGGTAAAGCATGCCGGCGGTATAGCCGATACGGTCGGCCACCTTGCGCACACTGAGCTTCTCCAGCCCCTGCTCGGCCACCAGATCCCGCACTGCCTGAATGGCCAGGCCCTGCAGCTCTTCCCGACTATGTTGGTTACGACGTGCCACAAAGAATTCCTGTTATCGATTATCCGGAGAAGCTTCGACGGTGGTGCGATGGAAGCAGTTGAAAGTTCAAAGTTTAAAGTTGAAAAGCGCGGTCTGGGTATATGGGTTTCGGACCTCTGTGGCCGCGCCCTTACCGGCAATCGCGGGCAGGGCCTGCCAATTCGATTCCACGCCTGTCGCGTTTGAACTTTAAACTTTGAACTTTCAACTGCTTTTACCGCGCCCCGAACGACGCTCCCACAAACTGGATACGTCTACGCTTTTGCTTCGCGCAACCCCGCCAGAATCTCTTCCGCCCGGCGGGTCTGGCTGTCGCCGATACCGGCTTCTGCCATCCGCTGATCCAGACTGTCGCCCCCGGATGCGCTCATGTCCGCCCCCAGCTGCACCTCACTTTGCCACAACAGCCGGCATTCTTCCTGCCGTTGCTGAATCTGCTGCAGGGTCTGCTGGCTATCGCACAACCGTTGGGCCAGACCTTGCTGTTGCTGGTTGCGCTGTCGTGAATCGCCGAACAGGGCTTCCTGGGTCCGCGCCATGGATTGCTCCTGGCGCAGGCTTTTCAGGGTATCTGCCGCCTGTTTGATAAAGCGCTGGAATTCGGTTTTCTGTTGTTCCAGTGTCACGCCCTGCTGGGCAAGGCGGTTCTGCTGTTGCTCCAGATCCGCCAGACGCTTGCCGATATCCAGCGCCAGGGAGTCATTATCTGCAGCCAGCGCCTGCCGTGCGCCATCTTCATAGTGGTGGACCTGCTTCACCAGCTCGCCAGCACGGCGCTGATTCAACTTCTCCTCCGCCATCAGCCTGGCCAGTTGTCGGCGAGCATCCCGCAAAGACTGCTCGGTTTCATACAACTGCTGATCCAGCAGCAACATGTCGTTGGCATTAACGATCTGCTCAACACTCACGCGAGCCTGCCCGCGCATCAGGGTTTTCATTTTGGTCCATGCAGTAGCCATGTTTTTTCTCCTTTTTGAAAGGTCTGACGTCTGAGCGGTTTTCCTCGTCAGGCGTCAGGCATCCGGCGTTCTAATCCGTATATTCCTTCAGCAAGCGTTCGGTCTTGGCGTCGCTGATACGGTTGATCAGCCGCCGTGCCTCGTGGTCATCGCGCAGGGTCTTGGCCAGGGTGATGGTGGAGCCGACCACAAACATGATGCCCATCACCAGATAGCCCTTGATCCACAAGTCGGTGGGCAACCAGACAATGCCCAGCACCATCAAGCCCAGACTGATGGCAAACGCGGCCTTCACGTAGAACAGCCAACCGCTGGAGTGACGTTGGATTGCGCTCTCATCCATGGGATACCCTCTTTTTATTTAACAGTGTTTAATTGATGAACTCAGTGGAGCACACCTTTTAAACAGCGTTCAACAAAGAGAATGTTACGGCTTATGTCACAGACTGTTCAGGAGCGCCCGGGCGGCGACCGATGGGGCGGGCCGGGTTGCCGGCCACAATGGTCCATGGCGGGACATCCCGGGTGACCACGGCGCCCATACCCACCACCGCATGATCGCCGATGGTCACACCATCCACGATGCCGGCGCGGGCGCCAATCCATACATCCTGGCCAATCTGGATCCCCCGGGACGTCACCGGCTGCTCACGGACCGGCCGATCCGCAGCCATGCCATGATTGAAGGCATACAGGGTGCAATAGGCTGCGATTCGCGTGTCGTCGCCCACGTGAATCCCGGCGGCACCGCCATCCAGGCTCACATGGTGGTTGATACTGACCCTGCTACCCAGACTGACTGGGCCATGAATAACGCAATCTGCTGCAATCTGGCTGCCATCTCCCACGAAAATGTTGCGACCAGGCTCAGCAAGCAACACTGCCTGAGGTGCCAAAAAGCAGTCCTCGCCAAACTGCACGGTCTCCAGAGCCATCAGCCGCTGCTGTATCGCCGCCTGCCAGGGCTCCGCCCAGGCGCGGTGCTTCGGCTTCAGGCGGGCATAGAGCCAGGGCATATAGGCAAGCCGTTGTTTGTGCTGTTCGCGGTAATCGTCTTCGGTCATGGAGAGCGAGTTTAAAGTTGAAAGTTCAAAGTTGAAAAGCGCGAGCCAGGTCATTGGGCTCTGAAAGTCCATGCCCGCGCAACTCACAGACCAGGAATCGCGGCCAGAAACGTTTCATTGCCTATAAGGCCTCGTCCGCGTTTCAACTTTGAACTTTACACTTTCAACTCAAGAAGTGTTTAGCAGCCCCTTGCTATGCAGTAGCATGAACATCCAAAACAAGGAGAACGCTGTGAAGAAATTGCTGTCGATTGTCCCCCTTTCTTTGGGCCTTGTGCTGGCTGGTTGTCAGAACATGGACGCGGTCATGCCCTGGGTGAATATGGGCAATGACATGGCCAAGAGTGCCGGCTACAACACCGACGAAAAACTGGCAGCCGGTATCAAGGCGGCGCTGATCAAGGGTACCGATGCAGCCGCGGCCCAGCTGTCACAGGAAGGGGCCATGAACCTGAAGTTGCCTGAAGCGGCTGCGCCAGTGACCAACACCCTGCGCCAGTTCGGACTGGGCAGCTATGTGGATCAGGTGGAAACCGCCATGAACCGGGGTGCCGAAAAAGCCGTTGTCGCTGGTGCACCGGTGTTCAAGAATGCCATCAATGCCATGAGCGTGGATGATGCGCTGGGCATCATTCAGGGGGGAGATACCGCTGCTACCAACTACTTCCGCGGCGAAACAGAAGACAGCCTGCGTCAGCGCTTCCAGCCCATCGTGGAAGAAAACCTGCGCAAGACCGGTTTCTATGACCAGTACCAGACTTTCCTTGCTGCCTACGATAAGTTACCACTCACTGACAAGCCCAACCTGGATCTTGAGAGCTACGTTATCGACAACAGCATGGACCAGCTTTACACCCGCATCGGTGAGCAGGAAACCCTGATCCGTCAGAACCCCATGCAACAGGGTAGCGCCCTGATCGGCGCGGTGTTCGGCTCAAACACCCAGCCGGCGGAATAAGAAGCAAGCTTCAAGCTACACGCTGCAACACGGGAATGTTCCTCGTCTTCCAAAATGCTCTCGCCGCGCACCTCGTCCGGGTGCGCGGGCAAGGCGATCTGATTCATCACGATACCTGCCGCGTTGTAGCTTGAAACTTGTAGCTTGCTGCTGCTCTCAAGCCACCTGCGGCAGGATCAACTTCGCAAAGCTCGCCAGAATACTGCTGGCGTCCTCGCATTCGCGCACATCCTGAAGGTAGGTATCCACTTGCTGCTGACTAAGACTGTCGCCGCTGAGCGTCTGAAGATAGGCTCGCATTACATCGGCACTGAATTCCGGGTGGAACTGCACCCCCCAGACACACTCACCATAGCGGAACGCCAGGCAGGCATCGTGCACGTTACTGGCCAGCACGGCGGCACCCGGCGGCGGAGTAAGTACTGACTGTTTATGCACCACTTGTGCCCACGGATGATTCTCCATGGCACTTAACAGGGCGTCCTGGTGTCCCGCCCGGGTTAATCGTAGCGGCACAGTGCCCACTTCGATGCCCCTGGGGTTATCGGCCACTTCTCCGCCCAGGGCCTGGGCCAGTAACTGGTGACCAAAACACAGCCCCAGTATGGGCAGGCCGGGGCGATGCTGGATAGCCCGATACAGCCAGTGAATAACGGTATTCATCCAGCCTTCATGATCGGTCACCATGGCGTGGGAGCCCGTAATAACGACCCCCGACAGCGCACTCACATCCGGTAATGCTTCTCCTTGCCAGGCATTGATAACCCATACCGGCACCGCGCTGCCCAACCCCTTGCTGATCCACTCTTCAAAATCGCCATAATGATTGCGGATATTCGGGTAGGTGGACCCGGTCTTGATGATGGCGATGGGTTTGCTGTTATTCATCACGTTGCACCCTTCAGACATCCTGTCTCTTGTTGTCACTCTCCCAAGAGATACTGAGCAAGGGGTGTACCAACTTTTGAGGGACAAGCTTCAAGCCTCAAGCTACAACGCGAATTCATGTACGTTTTTAATCTGAACCGCCCACACCGCGCCCTCAGTTTTCAGCGCGGAGTCACTTTCCCGCAGATACACACAGGCGGCGCCCCGTGTTGCAGCTTGAAGCTTGTAGCTTGTTTTTCAGATGAGTTCCCGGTGCCTGGGACAACTGACAAGGTGATCGTTAACCATGCCCACCGCCTGCATGAAGGCGTAGACGATGGTGGGGCCGACAAACTTGAAGCCACGCTTTTTCAGGGACTTGCTCATGGCCTCGGCCTGCGGGGTAGCAACAGGTACCTCTTTCATGCTGGCAAAATGATTGATCTGCGGCTTTCCATCCACGAAACCCCAGAGATATTCGGCGAAACCGCGCCCTTCTTCCTGTAAATCCAGGTAAGCACGGGCATTGCCTATGGTCGCACGCACCTTCAAGCGGTTACGGATAATCCCCGGATCAGCCAGTAGTTCCGCCACCTTGGCCTCGTCATAGCGGACAATCTTTTCCGCATCAAAGCCGTCGAATACCTCCCGGTATCGCTCTCGCTTGCGCAGCACGGTAATCCAGCTCAGGCCGGCCTGGGCCCCTTCCAGATTCAGGCATTCGAACAGGGCACGATCATCGTATTCCGGCACCCCCCACTCATGGTCGTGGTAGTGCTGGTACAACGGGTCCTCTCCACACCAGGGGCAGCGTTCCATGGCCTGACCTTCCTTATCCGCGTCGGGTGAGCCCGTACGGTATCACCGGCCCTTCCGGCCCGGTATACTTGGCGCGGCTTTTTTGCGGCAAACAACAGGATTCATCATGGCGGAACAACCGCAGACGGACATCATGACGTTTCAGGGCCTGATTCTGGCCCTTCAGCAGTACTGGGCAGAGCAGGGGTGCGTGGTCGTGCAGCCTCTGGACATGGAAGTGGGCGCGGGCACCTTTCACCCCTCCACCTTTCTGCGTGCCATCGGCCCGGAGAACTGGAACAGCGCTTATGTGCAGCCTTCCCGTCGTCCCACCGACGGCCGCTACGGGGAAAACCCCAACCGGCTGCAGCATTACTACCAGTTCCAGGTGGTCCTGAAGCCGTCGCCGGACAATATCCAGGAGCTCTATCTGGGGTCCCTGCGCATGCTGGGCTTTGACCCGCTGGTCCATGATATCCGTTTTGTGGAAGACAACTGGGAATCGCCCACCCTGGGCGCCTGGGGTCTGGGCTGGGAAGTCTGGCTCAACGGCATGGAAGTCACCCAGTTCACCTACTTCCAGCAGGTGGGCGGTATCGACTGCTACCCGGTTACTGGCGAGATCACCTACGGTCTCGAGCGTCTGGCCATGTACATTCAAGGCGTGGACTCGGTCTACGATCTGGTCTGGTCCGATGGCCCCTTCGGCAAGGTGACCTACGGCGATGT
Proteins encoded in this window:
- a CDS encoding MFS transporter, whose amino-acid sequence is MKKGLFSLLASRRFGPFFFTQFLGAFNDNVFRQALILLIASGVVTSVSVNTLNNVALALFIVPFFLFSALAGQVADKYDKAFLVRKIKFVEICIMVAAAIGFYFDAVYFLLAVLFCMGLQSTFFGPIKYSIIPQHLDDRELVSGNALVEMGTFLAILLGSISGVLLKMDGVGDGVVFVSVIGLALLGYLAARGIPHAPAADSGVKLNWNLFKETWHILGYAREVKSVWMCVLGISWFWFLGAAYTTQLKVYVDDYLFGTDGLYALLLGTFSIGIGLGSFLCEKLSGKRVELGLVPLGSIGLSLFGIDLFFSYAGLAGNGQVDIAGFLQQAGGYRVLMDLLGIGVFGGFYIVPLFAFIQHRSNPHHLARIIAANNILNALLMVLSAAAGIVFIGMLEFTVPEFFLALAIANVVVATYIYTVVPEFLIRLLIWMLTHTMYRVKHQGMDNIPDDGPCVLVCNHVSYVDALLLGGAIRRPVRFVMFKPIYDMPVLNYIFRTGKTIPIDSKSRNPQIYERAFVRIREELEAGEVVCIFPEGKLTKDGEVDEFRAGVEKIIGETPVPVIPMALSGLWGSFFSHKGGPALTRLPKRFWSRVKLTVGQAVAPEAVNAEDLRNRVLAMRERP
- a CDS encoding TetR/AcrR family transcriptional regulator — protein: MARRNQHSREELQGLAIQAVRDLVAEQGLEKLSVRKVADRIGYTAGMLYHVFSNLDDLILQANADTLTQLLGDMNETPAPSPRQQLHHMAQVYVAMAREQTALWKMVFMHQMQNGAQVPSWYLEKTAELFARVESRMAELAKHQAPEQIHLAARTLWGSVHGIAMLAADDKLVVAGDVDEQAMMESLLQHYLNSWSGK
- a CDS encoding PspA/IM30 family protein — encoded protein: MATAWTKMKTLMRGQARVSVEQIVNANDMLLLDQQLYETEQSLRDARRQLARLMAEEKLNQRRAGELVKQVHHYEDGARQALAADNDSLALDIGKRLADLEQQQNRLAQQGVTLEQQKTEFQRFIKQAADTLKSLRQEQSMARTQEALFGDSRQRNQQQQGLAQRLCDSQQTLQQIQQRQEECRLLWQSEVQLGADMSASGGDSLDQRMAEAGIGDSQTRRAEEILAGLREAKA
- a CDS encoding YiaA/YiaB family inner membrane protein, producing the protein MDESAIQRHSSGWLFYVKAAFAISLGLMVLGIVWLPTDLWIKGYLVMGIMFVVGSTITLAKTLRDDHEARRLINRISDAKTERLLKEYTD
- a CDS encoding acyltransferase; translation: MTEDDYREQHKQRLAYMPWLYARLKPKHRAWAEPWQAAIQQRLMALETVQFGEDCFLAPQAVLLAEPGRNIFVGDGSQIAADCVIHGPVSLGSRVSINHHVSLDGGAAGIHVGDDTRIAAYCTLYAFNHGMAADRPVREQPVTSRGIQIGQDVWIGARAGIVDGVTIGDHAVVGMGAVVTRDVPPWTIVAGNPARPIGRRPGAPEQSVT
- a CDS encoding DUF4197 domain-containing protein, translating into MKKLLSIVPLSLGLVLAGCQNMDAVMPWVNMGNDMAKSAGYNTDEKLAAGIKAALIKGTDAAAAQLSQEGAMNLKLPEAAAPVTNTLRQFGLGSYVDQVETAMNRGAEKAVVAGAPVFKNAINAMSVDDALGIIQGGDTAATNYFRGETEDSLRQRFQPIVEENLRKTGFYDQYQTFLAAYDKLPLTDKPNLDLESYVIDNSMDQLYTRIGEQETLIRQNPMQQGSALIGAVFGSNTQPAE
- a CDS encoding glutamine amidotransferase, with translation MSEGCNVMNNSKPIAIIKTGSTYPNIRNHYGDFEEWISKGLGSAVPVWVINAWQGEALPDVSALSGVVITGSHAMVTDHEGWMNTVIHWLYRAIQHRPGLPILGLCFGHQLLAQALGGEVADNPRGIEVGTVPLRLTRAGHQDALLSAMENHPWAQVVHKQSVLTPPPGAAVLASNVHDACLAFRYGECVWGVQFHPEFSADVMRAYLQTLSGDSLSQQQVDTYLQDVRECEDASSILASFAKLILPQVA
- a CDS encoding DNA-3-methyladenine glycosylase I — protein: MERCPWCGEDPLYQHYHDHEWGVPEYDDRALFECLNLEGAQAGLSWITVLRKRERYREVFDGFDAEKIVRYDEAKVAELLADPGIIRNRLKVRATIGNARAYLDLQEEGRGFAEYLWGFVDGKPQINHFASMKEVPVATPQAEAMSKSLKKRGFKFVGPTIVYAFMQAVGMVNDHLVSCPRHRELI
- the glyQ gene encoding glycine--tRNA ligase subunit alpha: MAEQPQTDIMTFQGLILALQQYWAEQGCVVVQPLDMEVGAGTFHPSTFLRAIGPENWNSAYVQPSRRPTDGRYGENPNRLQHYYQFQVVLKPSPDNIQELYLGSLRMLGFDPLVHDIRFVEDNWESPTLGAWGLGWEVWLNGMEVTQFTYFQQVGGIDCYPVTGEITYGLERLAMYIQGVDSVYDLVWSDGPFGKVTYGDVFLQNEVEMSTFNFEHANVEELFKQFDLFESESTKLIEVGLPLPAYEYVLKASHTFNLLDARKAISVTERQRFILRVRTLARAVAQAYFDARRKLGFPMADDTIRDEVMAELQKQDEKAAKKANKKGEK